CGTGCACAACATGTTTGGATCTCACTTTATCTGTTATTGTCTTTGTATCGATGTCCAACGAGAGTTGAATAGCACAGTATCTTTTCGGTTCAAAGTACTGGAGTAGTCCATCGTAGAATATCAAGTGCCATGGGCTTTCACTTTCTTTCCTACTCTGAAGCTCTCGAAACCTCTTCTGGTGCAAGTAATTGGCCGTCCAGTATGGATCCGCACCAAAACAGGAGCTTGCGAATTCAAAAAGAAACACGTGTGGTCCCATAATCTGGAGGAAGAAGCAGTCCACACCGGCGTGGTGCACAATATCAGGTTCAAGTCCTGGGGAGTCTTTGAACTTGACAATGACTGTTGCGTTACCTCCCCCAAAGCAACAATACATTTGGCAGTTTCCAAGGGTGGTAATGATCAGCATCTGGGGAAGCGATATTATTTCAGACATGACTTCGTCcccaccttcttcttcttgttcttccCAATCCCACCATTCATTCTCCTTGGACAAATCCACCTTGATACCATGGTTGCTTGTGTAAACACAAGTTCGCAGTTCTTTGGCAGGGGTAACAAGTGGTGCCGCATGCGTTCCGTTCTTTGGTGACAGTCTCATTACTGATCCAAACTCCTCAGGGCCAGCCCTTCTAAGTCTGGGTGCAAACTTGGCCCCAGGCTGCTGACGTCGTAGATATTCCATAGCACACTCTCGGTAGGAGTTGCGACAAGAGAACTGTGGTTCAAACCATGGACATAATGGCTCCAATTTTTGTTTGAAAATAGAGTCAGGAATGGAAAAGATTTCTGTTTCGGCGATTGCGCAGAGGTCAGCCAAATCTAGAAGATTGCAGATGAGTTCCACCAGTTCAGGGGGAAGCATGGATGACAGAGAGGCACGACAGCGTGGCTGCCAGAGTTGTGGTGGGTCGGTGGTGAAAAATATAGAGCTGAGGAAGAGGTTTTCATGCATCATGAGG
The Yarrowia lipolytica chromosome 1A, complete sequence genome window above contains:
- a CDS encoding uncharacterized protein (Compare to YALI0A05885g, weakly similar to uniprot|Q6CHL4 Yarrowia lipolytica YALI0A07667g), yielding MMHENLFLSSIFFTTDPPQLWQPRCRASLSSMLPPELVELICNLLDLADLCAIAETEIFSIPDSIFKQKLEPLCPWFEPQFSCRNSYRECAMEYLRRQQPGAKFAPRLRRAGPEEFGSVMRLSPKNGTHAAPLVTPAKELRTCVYTSNHGIKVDLSKENEWWDWEEQEEEGGDEVMSEIISLPQMLIITTLGNCQMYCCFGGGNATVIVKFKDSPGLEPDIVHHAGVDCFFLQIMGPHVFLFEFASSCFGADPYWTANYLHQKRFRELQSRKESESPWHLIFYDGLLQYFEPKRYCAIQLSLDIDTKTITDKVRSKHVVHVDQAHPLDKRDYRYSIIEGKNEKLYIHDITTRLVVDANQLGESGMLDADLIRRMDELVINDES